The genomic window GCCGCGGCCGCCGGGGGAGGGGAGCGGCCTTTGTCTGCGCCGCGGCCGGGCGGGGCGGGAGTCGGGTTCCCATGGCGACCGGCCCCGCCCCTGCGCCTCCCCGTGGACTGGGCGGCTCCGTTCTCGCCCCTAGGGTGGGGGACATGGAGGTGGGGAGGTGTCAGGCTTCCCCCAGGCGTCCGCCCGCAATCCTCGCGGCCTCGCTGCAGGCCCCGGCCGCTCAGCAGGTCAGGCGGgcgtgtggggtgggggtgggggcggggggcggtggAAACGGGCCCCTCTCATCACTGAGCTGACCTGCCCCGGGAACCCCCTGCCTGCCCAGGCATTAGAGGTCCCGCCCATGTGCCTACTGGGGACAGTGTGGGGTCGTGGCACTGCAAGGGAGTGATCACTGAGGAGTTTCGGGTGGCGTCAGGGCCTGGAGGCCATCTTCCAGGAGAGGCACCTTCAGAGCTCGGCGGGGGCAAGGGAAGCCCCCCTGGAGGGAGCCGCCGGTGGAGGACAGTCCCAGGCCCAGAGGGGAAGCGGCAGGGGAGCCAGGAAGGGCCGGTGGCAGGGCAGGAGTGAGAAGCCCTGGGCCAGAGGCGCCTCTCCTACCCAGCTGATTCGCTGTGGCCCCTGAATACAGCAGGCCACCCCTTCTCCGTGCtcatgcccccaccccacccccgctgGTCCTGGCCACCCCTCCTCACTGGAGCTGTCACTGTGACAGCTCCTCTCTGGTCCTGCTGGTCCCTCCCAGCTGGCCTCTTCCTGCAGTCAGTGAACTTCCTAAAAGGCAAATCTGGCCTTGCTCACCGGGAGACCAGGCGATGGTGGTCGCGGAGCTGATTTAGCAGGGGACTTGTCCTGCCTGTAAGAAGCAAGCAGGATGTAGCCTTGGGCTGTTAAGCTACCCGCCACCTCTCctcccaccactctgggaggaAAATGGGACTTGGAAAGCACCAGGAAGGACAGGCCACCCCTCGTCTGTCGCCAGCTGACCACTCCAGCCCACCGCATGCACCCCAGCAGCTATGCCCAGCTTCTACCCGGTGCCTGCCCCCACCCAGATGCTGGACTGCTGGGCCTGcagcctctccccagccccaagTTTCATGTGTGTGGGGTCTCACTgacccttcccttctttcctgacTGCCCAGTGGGACAGGGAAGAGGTGGACTGCAGGGGTCTAGTACGGAAGCCAGGCCTCCAGGTTCCCAGCTCCCTACTTGAGACCTCCCGCTCAGCACTTAAGCCTTCGGTCCACCCCCTTGCTCTGATCTCCTGACCAGCCATGTCTCTGGGTAAGGGGGGAACCCAATGTCATTTCAGGGATCCTTGGAGCAGGGGATGTCAGTTGGCCTTGTACCCCTTTCTCTTGTGGGGGAGAGATGGCCACCCGTTTTTCATCGTGGCTTGAATGGAGCtgtgtgggcggcaagccacccaggcacCGAGGCAAGAGAGAGGACACGAGCTGTtgcagtataataaaatataaaacaagaatagttataccagatatagatcttagatatgattatatatgaatatcattaatcattagtttgtagcaattactttttattccaatattataataatccttgctCAATAATCAtagcctaggaaaaaccaggccatacagagataggagctgaggggacatagtgaggtgtgaccagaagacaagagtgggagccttctgttatgcccggacagggccaccagagggttccttggtctagcggtgacgccagcgtctgggaagacgcccgttACCAGGCGGGCCGTGGTCCAGCCGTAGCAAAAGGTGTCAAGGAACAACACCcactacttagcagaccgggaaagagGGGGGggggtctccctttccccaggggagtttagagaagactctgctcctccacctcttgtggagggcctgacatcagtcaggcttgCCCGCAGTTATCCAGAGGCCTAaacgtctccctgtgatgctgtgcttcagcggtCACACTCCTAGTCCactttcatgttccatcctgtacacctggctctgccttctagatagcagtagtaaaTTAGTGACAATACTAATAGtccctgatatgcagaaataatggcgtaagctgtctttctctctgtctcctctctctctctgcctcggctgccaggcagggaagggactcctgtccagtggacacatgacccacgtgaccttacctatcattggagatgactcacattctttaccctgccccttctgccttgtatccaataaataacagcgcagcccgacattcggggccactaccggtctccatGCATTGGTAGTAGTGGTCTCCTgggcccagctgccttttctcttatctctttgtcttctgtctttatttctacactctctcgtcGCCGCACACGGAGAGACCCactgaccctgtggggctggtccctacagaGCTGCCCCAGTCCAAAGGGGACTCGATCAATGGAGGCCTTGCCCATCAAGAGACCCCAGCCATGACGTGCCCAGGTGGGGAGACAGGCTGGGGCTGCCTGAGAATGGATCCTCGTGAGTGGGTTAGCAGTCCAGACCAGCAGAACCTCAGGATGTGTGCCTGGATCCAGCCACATTTGAAGCTGGGCCTTCACTTTGTGTCTGGAGCACCGAATGCCCTCTGCCTGGGCTGTCTGTATTCTTGGCACACAGGGGAGGCTCTGAGCCCTGCCCGTCCTGGTTGCTGCTGTTCCTAGCGCTCAGGACAGTGCATGCGTGGTGTGCAGCGGGCATTTGGTAAGAATGTGTTGCACGAAAGAAGCCACCAGATGGCACCAGAAGCagtcccacctcccaccccccccacctcccctcagcacctctcccagccccctccacctccccccagcacccctcccagccccctccacctcccccagtacccctcccagccccttccacctcccccagcacccctcccagccccctccACTTCCCCCCAGCacccctcccagccccctccacctccccccagcacccctcccagccccctccacctcccccagtacccctcccagccccttccacctcccccagcacccctcccagccccctccacctccccacagCTCCCCTCCCAGCAGGACCCACAGAGCCCAGGGAAGGGGTGGTGGACAGGGGCACTGCAGCCCCAGGAGGAACACTCAGCCAACCCGCAGAGTGAAAAAGACGCTGTATTTGATTTACAATGAACAAGATTTACAAAAAGGGGTGGGGTGGTCTTGGAACTGCTCCCAGTCCCCCCGGACTGGGTGGGGCTCTAGGGCAGCCTGTCTGACAGACCAGGACCCCAGGATGTCTGGGCCCCGACGTAGGACTTGACCTACGTCTCACTTGACCTTTGACGTGGGGCCCAGCAGCCGTGAGTCCACCCAGAGTGCCGGCACCCTTGGGGAGGCCGGTGAGGTCAGGAAGGCATCGTACcgctttttctcctcctcccatcTCGTGGTGGACAGACAGACATAGGATCTGGGAACTTGCCCTGGGGGCCACAGGCCCTCAGATCCCCCAGGGGCCCAACCTAGGGCATGGAGGCGGCTGCTGGTGCGTGGGCGGAGGCGGAGGCCAGCTGCCCCCAGCGTGGCAGCGTAAGGCACATTTTCAAATCACTGGAGACTCGACAGTGAACACCCGATGCTGGTTCTGCGGCCggagggagctggggctggggctggtgcTGGTGCGGTGCCCGGCGGTATTGCTCAGAGGAAGATGCTACAGTCTAGACGCTGGGCGGGTTCCGGCTGCACCCACTCCGGCTTGGGGCGCGTTCCAGGGGAGGGTGGGGGCCTCAGCCACAGCCACTCGGCCTCCTCCCCTGAGGGGCTCTCAGGTACCTCAGGTACCTATGTCCCAAGGCAGCACTGGAGATTGTAGGTCAGAGGTCAGTGACCTTGTTCTCCAGTGCAGCGGCAATCTGCTGCAGGCGGAAGGCCAGCTGCATCTTCTGGGCGGCAGGATCCTCCTCCAAGGCATTGATGATCTGAGGGAGGGTCGCATCAGAGCACACCGGGGGACCGCCCAGCACCCCACCTGCCCCCGCCCCCGGGGGCCTGACCCTACCTCGTCATAGTACTTCTGCGTGTATTGGTAGAGCTGGTGGAGTGCCACGAGGGTGTTCAAGGAGTCCGTGTGCGCCTGGGGGGTGACGGGACAGTCAGGGTGGAAAAGGGGCTGTGGGAGCCCCAGGGCTGGCAGGAGTAGTACGGGACGCCCAGGACGAGGCCTCCCCGGGGAAGCAGCTGGGGCCTTGGGCACAGCTGGCACTTGGGGCCCCCCATGTGGCACAGCCTCAGACAGACACCCACGCAGGCAGAGTTGTGCACATCCAACCATCTCAGTGTCTCCCTGTGTGACGCACGGCTGTGGATGGACCCACAGGGACGGGTGCTGTGAGCAGGGCTGTGGGTGGAGCCGCAGGGAGGGGGCGCTGTGGGCACGGCCGTGGGTGCAGCCGCAGGGAGGGGGCGCTGTGGACACGGCCGTGGATGGAGCCGCAGGGAGGGGGCGCTGTGGGCACGGCCGAGGGTGCAGCCGCAGGGAGGGGGCGCTGTGGGCACGGCCGTGGGTGCAGCCGCAGGGAGGGGGCGCTGTGGGCAGGGCCTGGCTCCAAGCAGGAGCAGCTCATACTCCCCACACGCAGCTGTGGCTCACTTCACATGGCCGAGCCCACCTCGAGGTCCCGCCCCACCCTCTCTCCCCCTCAGCACCACATTACCCCTGCCCTGCAGCTCAGGGCCAGGCTCAGCATGGGGTAGTGGGAGCGGGGAGGGCTGTGGGTGCGTCCCTGGTGGTCTCCTTACCCGGGAAATCTCTGCCAGGTGTGTGTTCATGTCCTGGTCGCTGACCTGCACCATCTGCCGGATCCCCTTGTAGTAACTGCAGGGGTGGGAGCATCATACAGTGTGGGCGGCAGGGACCACaaagggggtggtgggggaaaCCAAGGCCTGAACCTCCCCGCAGGGGGTCGAGGGTGGGCATGGGGGCCTGGCCTGGAGGGCAGGCAGACTTACTCCTCCACCATCTTCTTGTAGGTGGAGATCTCCTTGGCGTACAGCAGCTTGTTGCTGGGAGAATCCTGTTGGGGACAAAACCCAGTGATGCCTGGCCAAGGGGGCCAGGCTGGGGCTGCTCAGAGTACCCCTGGGTAGCTTCCCCTGCCCCGAACTCCTGACACTTTCATCAAGAAAactatgggccgggcgcagtggctcaggcctgtaatcctagcactttgggaggctgaggcaggcagatcacctgaggtcaggggttcgagaccagcctgcccaacatggtgaaaccccgtctctactaaaaatactagccgtgcgttgtggcacatgcctgtagtcccagctactcaggaggcagcggcgggaaaatcgcttgaacctagaaggcggaggttgcagtgagcagagatcgcgccactgcactccagcctgggcgacagagagagactccatctcaaaaaaaaaaaaagaaaactacttatTTTGTGATCTGTAGTAAAACTCAGTTTCTCTGCTCGTGTGCTGTGGTGAGAGGTCTCAGGAGGAGAGAGGGCAAGGGCTCTCGGGATCTCCCAGGCTCTGCCGGGCCCCTGTGCCCCCAGCCTCCGCCACCCGTCACCTCCTACATCAAGGGCTCCAGCCCAAGATATTCAAATCCACACCCCAGACAAGGTCCCAACTCACAAGATGCCTCCTGGGGACAGACCCAGGCCTCCCTGCCCCagacctgcccccaccccactcacGCGGCTCAGCTTATGCTCCGTGCGCGTGCAGGCATCCATGAAGGTCTGCGCGATGACTGACAGCGAGGCGTCCACCACCTCGTGGACATGCACGTCAAAGATGAAGTGGGGGTTCTTGAGGATGTTCACCCAGAACCGGAGCGGTAAGCTGAGGCAGAGCAGCAGGGAATGAGAGCCGGGGCTGGGCCGCGGGGTGGGTGTGGAGCCTCCCAAGTGAGAGGCGGAGCCGGGGCTGGGCCGCGGGGTGGGTGTGGAGCCTCACCTGTTCGTCTTCCAGATGTGGATGGTGTCTTCATCCTGGATGTTGTGCTTCTCTGCCTGCTCGTCCAGGAAGTCGAAGAAGTACTTGACTGCAGGTGGCACCGCGTGCCCAGGCGCCAGCACGCTCTGGAAGAAGTTGTCCACAAACTGCTGCAGTGTGCCCTGTGGGGGGGAGGGTCTCAGCGTGACGCCGTGGGCGCGGCTCCTGGGGGGGAGGGTCTCAGCGTGGCGGCCTGGTGCCGCCCACACACCCATGGGGGCCCACCTTGACTGAGAGCAGCCGCGTCAGGTAGATCTCGGTGATGGCCTTCGTCCGCTCCTTCTCTTTCACGCTGCCTCTCTTGGACTTGCCCTCGTCCACCTCGTCGGTCGGCCGCACCAGGTGCCACACCCGGTTCTCCTCCTCCAGGAGGGCATGGCCTGTGGGGAGCGGGCACTGAGGGACCCCTACCCAGGTCTGGGGGCCTGGGTCCCACAGGGAGCAGTGGTGGCAGGGTGGGCAGGGGTGCATGTGTCCAGGGCAGACATGGTCCACGCTGACCACCAGGGGCTGGAAGGAAACGGGCAACAGGGAGGGACTCACGCTCCCCAGGCAGGTCCTGCTGGCTGTCCTCCGGCTGCTGGGAGACCCCCACCTTGGACAGGATGAGGGTGGCTCCATCCCGGACCTGGGGAACACGGCGGTGAGGGTGGGCTGTGCCCCCAGGGTGCCCAGTTCTCGCCCGCCCCGGCCTACACGCTCACATTGTAGTGCATAAGGGTGTTGACGCGCTTCCACCGGCCCTCCCGCTGTGACGTCAGGTCCAGGTCCGACAGGATCTGCGCTGTGGAGCCCGGACGCCACTCTGTGGGAAGAGACAGCCCAGCTTGGGCCCCAGCCACCCAGGTTCCTCCCACTGCCCACCACTCCCATATGAGAAAGCTGGCCAGGCAGGATACCGCCCCAGGACACAGGCCAGGCACATGGGCGCCTGTGTGCAGACGGGCAGGGGCCGGCACTCACCCAGGACCACGCTGTCTGGCCTGGGCCAGCAGGAGCAGGGCTGCCCACGGTACACCTGGTCAATGATCTTCTCCTTGACCTGGGAGATGGTGTCACAGTTGAGGACCTTCACCGGGATGGCGTCCACTCCCTCGTCCTGCACGATCACGCTCACCGTCTGCCGAGACATCCGGGATGAAGCCCAGTGGGAGGCCCTGCTCTTACCTGCACCATGCAGGAGCCACTCCCTGCCCCGCCAGCTTTGCCCACCACAGCGGCACCCTTGGGCAGCAGGCCCCCGCCAGCCCGGCTCCGAGCCCCCGAGGCTTCCCAGATGACCACACTCTGCCCTTCCCCTGCCTGCTCCGGCTCAGCAGGACAGAAAGACGGGGACGGCTCAGAACCGCTCACTCAGGCTGTCACGCAAGCTCATGGAAGCACATGTACAGACACAGAATACACACGTCTCACACATGCACAGGCTCCTGCCACACCCACTGGTCATGTATGCACAGAACCCTGGACACACCTGGTGTGCCAGGCCCTTGTATGGCCTCCAGGAGGTGGGGGCGCCCGGGAAGAGCTGATGCGGGGCCCGCACACTTAGAGCCTCCAGAGCCCACAGCCACCAGCACCCAGGCCCCTCCCTGAGGCCGAGTTAGAGCAGGCTGTAACTCGAATCCACAGAGGAGGTGGACGGCCTCTGGCCTGTGGGTCCCATCTGTGGCCAGGGGATGCCCAAGCTCCTTAGCCCAGATCCGAGGCGCCCATGGCGGCCCCCACCCCAGAAGCTCACCAGGGGTGCGTACTCCACATCATCCCCCAGCAGCCCCGTGTCGTTGAGAGTGTACTTGGCCTTCTTCTGTACCGCATCCACCGGGCCCTTTTCCACCTGATGTTTGATGGCCTTGAAGAGCTTGTACAGGGGCTCCCCGGCACTGTCCTGGAGTAACACggaggggaggctgggaggtcagGGGACTTGGGGCCTGGAAGGGGCCCCCGGAGCCCTGGCCAGAGGCATGGACGGGGCTGACCATGTCAGGGGCAGGAAGCAAACCTGTCCAGGCAGGGCCCACCTCAAGGTGCCGTACAGATAGGGGAACGCAGGAGGGGATGGCAGCAGTCTGCCTCATCCCTCAAGCCCCAGCCAGGCTGGGGTGGAACCCACCTTGAGGTACTGGTACAGGCAGATGGACATCCAGTTGGACAGCATCCTCTCCACCACAGTCTCAGacctgggggtgcagggaggCCTTGTACCGAGTGACCCCGTAGTATTCCTGAGGCCCAACTGACTCCTCCAAGCACCCGGCCACCCTTGCGCCAGCCTCGCCCCTGTCCAGCCTGGGTGTGGCCTGCAGCGAGGACTACCTGGTGGCAGCTCCAGCCCTTGTGGGAAGTGTGCCACCTTCCTTCTGTTCTGCAGAGGGCTGACACTGTGACCAGCTGAAACCGCTGGACAGGAAGGGCTAGAGTCCGGCTTTGAGTTTGTGGCCGGGGACACCACCCCTAGACCGCCCCCCACCACCAGCGCTGGCTGGCACCTGCCGGCTCCTGGGGGCCCAACAGGCCGCTGTGCCACCCGCCACCAGCCCCAGAGCCCCTGCGGCCGCCCCGCCCGTGGCCCCGCTCGTGGCCCCGCCCATGTGCACCTGCGCAGCATCAGCTTGGGGTTCTTGGCCACCACGTACTGCTCCAGGAGCTCCAGGAAGAGCGTGTGCATGATGTCCGTGTAGTACTCCAGTTTCCCGTGCAGCGCCACCGTCAGCAGGGACGCGAAGTAGACCTTGGCGCGGGCCGAGAACTCCCGCTGGTTCTCCAGGGTGTGGATGAACTGTAGGGGCCGGCGGTCAAAGCCTGCCCGGCGCCACCTGTGTGCCCTCCCGCCCGCCCGACGCCTGGCTCACATTGATGAGGAAAGACTTGCTGTTCAGCAGGTTGGAGAACTGGTAGAGGGCCTGCTCCACCACCGGCCGCCGCGGCTCAGGGATGTCCAGCTTGCCGGTGATCATCACGTCCTTGTCGCCGTCCTTGGAGGGCAGGAAGAAGACGCGGTCGGTGTAGGTCTTGTAGTCCAGCACGGGGATGCCGGCCTCGTGCACGTCGTTGGTCTGGTCCTCCATCTCGATCATCAGGTCTGGGGGGAGGCTGGCGTGAGACGTCCCTGGCCACGTGGGGCCCTGACCCCCACGCTACACACAGCATCCCCGCCCCAGGAGGCGCCCCAGCACCAGCCCCCAAGCGGTCCCTACCTGTGAATTCCTTCTTGCAGCGGTCCCGCACGCTCTCCTCCAGGCCCTCCAGCTGGGACTTGATCTTCTCATACTCTCGTTCGGCCTGCTGGCTCTTCCTCCTGCAAGGCACAGCGGGCCTCCTAGGTTCTGCCGGGGCTGGCCGCTCAGCTGCCCGGATGAGGAGGTGGATCTACACGCCTGCCTGTGCAGGGCGGCGGATGAGGCCAGAGGGGCCGAGGCGGGAGGGCCGAGGGCTCAGGGTGTTGGCACAGCCGGGGGGCGGGCTCACCAGTAGCAGTAGACAGACACCGCGATGACGACCACCATGGGCACGATGACCAGCGGCAAGATGAGGCTGAGCGGCACGTCGCTCACCCGTGTGTCGTACTCCACGCGGCCCAGCACCCACTCGCGAGAGCCGAACTTCACCTGTGTGGGGGGCCGGGTTCAGCGCGGTCCCGTGGGGGCACCCCCCGCCAGTCCCCGCTCACGCACAATGAACTCGGGCAGGTTGTGTGTGGTGTCTCGTTTCTGCCGCCGCTTGGGCGGGGGCTGCACCTCCGGGGGCTCACAGTACAGGTCGGTCTCCGTCAGCGTCTTCATGGTGCAGCGCTCGGCACCCACGAAGGCCTCGGCCTCCTGCAGCGTCATCGCCTTGTTCAGATTGGTGCCCTGGGGAGGCGGCAGTGGTCGGGGTGAGGAGGAGGGAACCAGGGACAGGTGGACCAGCTCTCAGCCCAGACCCGAGCAGGACCCAGACACCCGGGGCTGCACCGTCCTCACCCGGGCGTGGATGAGCTTGTTGACCTGCTTCTTGACGCCACCTGTGAAGTTCTCAAAGGTGGGGTCAGGCACGTACTCGAAGGCCCCGGCCTCTGTTCTGAGCAGGGCACGGTGCCCGTCCATCTCGATCAGCACCGTGAGGTTGTAGGCCTCTGGCTCCTCAGGCACAGCCGGGGACAGGAAGACGACCTTGGTGTCATTGTGGAACACGTAGTCTGTACCCACCACCTGCAGGCAAGTCCCAGCTGTCAGCCCCCGGGCGCAGACCCCGCCCTTCCTGGGCACGATCCCATGGGCCGGTGCCAGAGCTGAGCCCACGCCAGGACTGACCGTCATGGGCTGCAGGGATTCAGCCTCCCGCGGCGGCTGCCAGGACTGCAGGGGCTCCGCGATGACCACCATGGCAAACCTCTGGATCAGGCTGAAGCCCTGACCCGTGACGTTGATGCTGCGGCCACCACTGCGGAGGGCAGTGCCTTCGTGGGCTCGGCTGGCAGGGGTGGTCCCTGCAGCCTCCGCCCTCCCGTCCCCGCCCACCCTGGCCCTGACCACACGGGGCTTCCAGGTGCATGTGTGGGTCTCGGTGGGCAAAGGGGCAACGCGGTGGGACGTGCTGAGCACGAGACTGTGCCGCAAGTGGGCGGGGGGCACACGGGGCCTGGTGAGCGTGGAGCCTCTGGTGTGCCCATCTGGGTTTCTAGGAGGAAGTggatctggagtgcagtggggtttTCCGGAGGCCGCCTCCCGCTGCACAGACCAGCCCCACCACATTCCTTTCAGCACAGTCAGCCAAGGGCACTGAGGAGGCAGCTGGGTGTGGGGAGCAGAGGGGGGCGGGGGGACACCAGCCTCACCTGGCAAAGCTTCGTAGCGGCTCGAAGGCTCGCAGTACGGGGTTTTCGCGGTAGGTGAAGAAGATGCCGGGGTTGGGCACGGGGGACCCCCCGTAGGAGACCTCCAGAAGCATCTGGCCCCGTGTCGCCTGGGGGCCAGTGACACACTGGAGCTGCGCCCCAAACTTCgtcctgggggagggagggtgctGGTCTGCATCAACCCCTCCCCCGGGACCAGCCCCAGCCCGACCAGGCTGGCCCCGCCATCCCCTCAGGGCCACTCAGGTCTCAGTAAGTGCCCCCCTCCATACCCAGGGCCAGGGCCAACCAGACTCAGCAGCTGGCGGTGACACCCACACTTTACACGGGACGCCGTTGAGGGTCACCCGCACGTCCTCCTGGGAGCCCGTGTCCAGGTGGGTGCCGTGGATGGTCAGTGTGGTGCCGCCCGCCTGCGGTCCCTGCTGCGGCTCCACACTGAGAGGCTTGGGCTGCTGAAAGAGCCGCAGGGGCACTCGGGTGAGGACGGGGCACAGGACGCCCTCGGTCCTGGGCTGGATGGTAACTGTCGTGGGGAGGCGGCGGGCAGAGCCCCTCCTCCCGGTCCTCCCGGGTTCGGCAGGTCCCCGAGGCCGGGTGCTTACTTGGAAGGTGAACTGGACATTGGGAGGCGAACGGCCCAGTTTCCCGAAGACGTCCACCTCGACACCCCCCGTGAAAGGCGTCTCCGCAGCCTCGATCACACACACGATCCTGGCGGGCGACAGGCAGTGTGGCCCAGGCACTCCCCGACCCACCCCACACCCTGACACCctcaccccctcagcctccccacccacccagtcACCCGGAACCCCAGCGTGGGTACTGACCCAGCTGACAGGGCCCAGACCAGGGCCGTCCACTCACCGGGTGGACACGGAGTAACGTTCCGGCTGAAAGGAGCAGTTCCGGCCGGCCACAGAGATCCTCTGGATGTCCCCTGCTTGGACGCCCAAATTGGACCCCAGGATGGTGATGCGGATGCCCCCACCCAGGGGGCCCGTCTCAGGCTGGATCTGAAACCACAGAGCCGGGTGAGCAGGGAGGGGCTCATGCCAGGGACGAGGGAAGGTGTAGGCCAGGCTTCGAGGGGCTCACCCTGGTGATGACGGGCGGCGGGCACTCGGAGGTGGTGTTGCACAGGGCCTCATACACGCACCTGCTCTGGCCCCCGCACCACGCACACCTGTAGTCGGGGTTAGCGGCCCGGCACAGGCTGCAGTCGCTGCGGCCAAAGGAGCAGTTGTAGAGGGTCACTGCGGGGAGAGCTGCCGTCAGTGGTCACCCCGTGCCTGCCCGCCCCCGACCTGCTCCCCACTGCGCCCACCTGTCCCCCCACCCACCGCCTTGTGCCCACCCGTCCCCTGCCCGCCCCCCACTGCGCCCGTGGCCCCCACCATGGAGCTTGCTGTCGATATTCTTGCCGTAAGACTTGACGTAGAGGTGCAGGGGCAGCGTCTCGTTGGCATCGTGGGACAGCTGGGGGACACGCAGGGGCACACTGCACTTCCTGCCCCCACAGAGGGGCgtggggcgggggtcacaagggcAGCCTCCCTGTGGCCACCGGGTCCCTTCCCAGCCAAGGGCAGCAGGGGAGGCCTTCAGGTGTCGGAAGTTCGGGAACCCCATGGACGCTGCTCTGTGCCACTCTGtccccagggaggcagagggcagagggggcTTCCCCAGCAGCACAGGGCATGGCGAGCCCCTGGCTGGGCTCTGGTCCCTGGGGTCTCCCTGCTGCCCCTCCCCTCACAGTCCTGAAGgtgaccccccaccccacccgggGCCCTGGGGTCCAGCAGCCGAGCCGGCCTGCCCTGGAGCCGTACCTTTGGGGTCCGAAAGGCGAAGGTCCCAGATTCCTGCATGGTCACCGGCTCCATGAACTTGAGCAAGTCACTGCCCACGTGCAGGGAGGAACCCTGCAGACCATGCCGTCAGGACCCTGGACAGGCGGCTGTGGCACCCTGGCCCTCCTCCCAGAACCCCTGCAGCCCCTCCTCTGTGCCTACAGTGTGGGAGCCCTCTCCTCACCCCACACATGCCCGCCCCTCAGATTACCATGCCAGCTGACCCCTCGGCCACTCCTGAGCCCAAACACCTGTGTCTGCAGAAGCCTCTGAACGTCCTCTGTGGGTTTCCCAcggccacctccaccactcatcCACACCTGAGAACATCGCCCGGCCCACCTGACATCGTGGCCCCCACAGCTCCCTCCTCAGGAGGTGGCACTGGCCCCTCAATCTCCACACGCCTGCCTCCTCCACTGCCTCTCTTCAGGCCCATCCAAAGGCCCCCGAGTGCTGCCTCCTGGCCTCTGTCCCCGATAAATCCTGTGCCCTCTACCTCATGTGGGGGCCCCGAGTCGGGGGGCACGGGTGGAGCTCAGGCTTCCCACACACCCATCAGCACTGGCCGGCACCCCTCCCTCCGTACCTTAGCCTGCCTGTCACCAACCGGCACCCCCTCCCTCCGCACCTGAGCCTGCCTGTCACCGGCCGGCACCCCTCCCTCCGCACCTGAGCCTGCCTGTCACCAACCGGCACCCCCTCCCTCCGCACCTGAGCCTGCCTGTCACCGGCCGGCACCCCTCCCTCCGCACCTGAGCCTGCCTGTCACCGGCCGGCACCCCTCCCTCCGCACCTGAGCCTGCCTGTCACCGGCCGGCACCCCCTCCCTCCGCACCTGAGCCTGCCTGTCACCAACCGGCACCCCCTCCCTCCGTACCTGAGCCTGCCTGTCACCGGCCGGCACCCCTCCCTCCGCA from Homo sapiens chromosome 22, GRCh38.p14 Primary Assembly includes these protein-coding regions:
- the PLXNB2 gene encoding plexin-B2 isoform 1 precursor (isoform 1 precursor is encoded by transcript variant 1), coding for MALQLWALTLLGLLGAGASLRPRKLDFFRSEKELNHLAVDEASGVVYLGAVNALYQLDAKLQLEQQVATGPALDNKKCTPPIEASQCHEAEMTDNVNQLLLLDPPRKRLVECGSLFKGICALRALSNISLRLFYEDGSGEKSFVASNDEGVATVGLVSSTGPGGDRVLFVGKGNGPHDNGIIVSTRLLDRTDSREAFEAYTDHATYKAGYLSTNTQQFVAAFEDGPYVFFVFNQQDKHPARNRTLLARMCREDPNYYSYLEMDLQCRDPDIHAAAFGTCLAASVAAPGSGRVLYAVFSRDSRSSGGPGAGLCLFPLDKVHAKMEANRNACYTGTREARDIFYKPFHGDIQCGGHAPGSSKSFPCGSEHLPYPLGSRDGLRGTAVLQRGGLNLTAVTVAAENNHTVAFLGTSDGRILKVYLTPDGTSSEYDSILVEINKRVKRDLVLSGDLGSLYAMTQDKVFRLPVQECLSYPTCTQCRDSQDPYCGWCVVEGRCTRKAECPRAEEASHWLWSRSKSCVAVTSAQPQNMSRRAQGEVQLTVSPLPALSEEDELLCLFGESPPHPARVEGEAVICNSPSSIPVTPPGQDHVAVTIQLLLRRGNIFLTSYQYPFYDCRQAMSLEENLPCISCVSNRWTCQWDLRYHECREASPNPEDGIVRAHMEDSCPQFLGPSPLVIPMNHETDVNFQGKNLDTVKGSSLHVGSDLLKFMEPVTMQESGTFAFRTPKLSHDANETLPLHLYVKSYGKNIDSKLHVTLYNCSFGRSDCSLCRAANPDYRCAWCGGQSRCVYEALCNTTSECPPPVITRIQPETGPLGGGIRITILGSNLGVQAGDIQRISVAGRNCSFQPERYSVSTRIVCVIEAAETPFTGGVEVDVFGKLGRSPPNVQFTFQQPKPLSVEPQQGPQAGGTTLTIHGTHLDTGSQEDVRVTLNGVPCKVTKFGAQLQCVTGPQATRGQMLLEVSYGGSPVPNPGIFFTYRENPVLRAFEPLRSFARNPDGHTRGSTLTRPRVPPAHLRHSLVLSTSHRVAPLPTETHTCTWKPRVVRARVGGDGRAEAAGTTPASRAHEGTALRSGGRSINVTGQGFSLIQRFAMVVIAEPLQSWQPPREAESLQPMTVVGTDYVFHNDTKVVFLSPAVPEEPEAYNLTVLIEMDGHRALLRTEAGAFEYVPDPTFENFTGGVKKQVNKLIHARGTNLNKAMTLQEAEAFVGAERCTMKTLTETDLYCEPPEVQPPPKRRQKRDTTHNLPEFIVKFGSREWVLGRVEYDTRVSDVPLSLILPLVIVPMVVVIAVSVYCYWRKSQQAEREYEKIKSQLEGLEESVRDRCKKEFTDLMIEMEDQTNDVHEAGIPVLDYKTYTDRVFFLPSKDGDKDVMITGKLDIPEPRRPVVEQALYQFSNLLNSKSFLINFIHTLENQREFSARAKVYFASLLTVALHGKLEYYTDIMHTLFLELLEQYVVAKNPKLMLRRSETVVERMLSNWMSICLYQYLKDSAGEPLYKLFKAIKHQVEKGPVDAVQKKAKYTLNDTGLLGDDVEYAPLTVSVIVQDEGVDAIPVKVLNCDTISQVKEKIIDQVYRGQPCSCWPRPDSVVLEWRPGSTAQILSDLDLTSQREGRWKRVNTLMHYNVRDGATLILSKVGVSQQPEDSQQDLPGERHALLEEENRVWHLVRPTDEVDEGKSKRGSVKEKERTKAITEIYLTRLLSVKGTLQQFVDNFFQSVLAPGHAVPPAVKYFFDFLDEQAEKHNIQDEDTIHIWKTNSLPLRFWVNILKNPHFIFDVHVHEVVDASLSVIAQTFMDACTRTEHKLSRDSPSNKLLYAKEISTYKKMVEDYYKGIRQMVQVSDQDMNTHLAEISRAHTDSLNTLVALHQLYQYTQKYYDEIINALEEDPAAQKMQLAFRLQQIAAALENKVTDL